GGGAGAGGTACCCGATGACCTGTCCCTCCGCTCGGACCGAAACTGCACGTCGGTCATAGGGGTTGTCCGGCTCGGGCACGATCTCCACAGGCACGGTTGCCTCTGCCGGAGCACCGTCTGCCGGAAGGCGTGGCAGCGCCCGCAGGAGGGCCTCCTTGTATGCGAACTCACCCACGAGTTCGACGCCGTTATACCCGCCATGGGGCAACTCGTAGTGCGTCGTCTCCGGCATGGCGGTCTCCCTCGTCGTACTGGCTCTCCTCGCCCGCTACGTCCAACTCCCTCCCGGCCGCCAGGTTTAGGCCCGGGTGCGCGGTGAGGTTGGCACGGCAAGAACCGGGCATGGTCGCGAGCATAACGCCCACTAAGAACGAACGATGAGGACGACGCGGGGCGGGCCCTTGTCCCGCTGCCGCTACTCGCCTTTGAGCTGCTTCACCGTGGTGACGCGCCACGAGTCCCGCCAGGCCGGCGTCTCGTGCTTGGTGGTCATGTCCTCCCAGGCCGCGGCGCCGTCCTGGTAGAGCTTGAACCGGTCGGGCCCCATGATCCTCCGCTGGGATTCCACGGTGAGGCCGTCGAATCATGCGCGGGCGTCAGGGATCGTGCTGGGCGGCTCCACGCTGCCGGGGAATCCGAGCTCGACGGCGGTCTTGGTGAGCGGCAGGCGGGTGCAGCGGCCGTTCTGGTGATCGTTCGGCCCGTACTCGTCGACGGGGTACTCGGTCCCGTGCTTGACGAGGCACGACACGCAGGTGCGCTTGTCGAACGTGGTGTACCACACCCAGCCCTTGAGGATCCCCCGGTTGCTCTGTTCGGCGGCGTGCTGGGCCACCCGGTGGGCGTCGAGCTGTTCTGTCCTGGCGATGCGTTCACCGCGGACGGCGCCGCCCATGAACGCGCCCTCGAGCTGAGTCATGATGCGTCGGGCCGTCTGCCGCGGGGTCGCCCCGACAACGATCCCGTTGCGGAGCTGGGCGCGCATGACGGGGACCATGGTGTCCGGCAGGGGGAGGGTCAGGGCGTGGATCGTCTGGGTGGTGCGGGCGACGATCGCGTCCGCGGCGGTGAGGTCGAGCGCCACCCAGGACGGCAGGGTCGGGAGGTGCTGGAGCTGGGCCAGGGCGGCGGAGCGGGAGGCGTCCTCGGCCATGGTGACGATCTCGAGGATGGTGGCCGCGGTGGACTCGTTGGCGGTCTGGGCCATGTGATCCCCAGGCAACCACCAAGGCGTTAGACCGCCGCCGGAATAGGGTGCGGCATCCCAGCCTCCGCTATGCGTCGTTGGTGATGCTGTGGGGGGCGCTGCTCTGTGGACCCAGCGTCCGCCCCCACTCATTCCTGCTCCAGGTTGGCGCTCTTGGCGGAAACGGCTTCCCGGTCTTCGCGATCCTTGATGTGCGAACCGAACCCGGTTAAGCCTTCGTGGGTTCCAGCGGCACGTCGGTGTTCTCAATGGGCCCAGCGAACACCTCACCGATGGTCAATTGTCGACGGTGTCAGCAACCTGAATTCTTAACGGCCAGCATGGGAGATGACGGGTCTGGTGGCCCTCCCGGTAGCCGCGACCATGAAATTCCCCTTGCGGTCCAAACAAGCATCCGACCGCCGAGGTCCAGATGCACTCGCAGGTCCAGAGCGAGTCATTGAACAGCCCGCACGAATGCGGCGGGTATCCGATGAATGGCCCTGATCAAGCCTGACAGGAGCGGCCCCTGACCCTGCACAGGGCAGGTCAGGGGCCGTTCTTGTAGGGCGTGCGGGGCTTGAACCCGCGACCCAGGGATTATGAGTCCCCTGCTCTGACCGACTGAGCTAACGCCCCCCGTCCCGCGCGGCGCGCACGCCGCCCGCGGGACCCGCCCATCCTAGCCAGCGGTGCGCGTCAGAGCTCGGCGCGGATGCGTGCGGCGGTCTCCCCGCGGTAGAGGCGCTCGAAGAGGTCCACGGTGCGGTGCGCCGAGTGCTGCGCCGCCTTGGCGTGGGAGGCCTCGCCCATGGCGGCGCGTTCGGTGTCGGGCAGGTCCAGGACACGGGCGATCCGGTCGGCGAGGGCCACGGGGTCCCCCGGCGGGAAGAGCCAGCCGTTGACGCCCTCGTCCACGAGGTGGGGCAGGGCCAGGGCGTCGGCGAGGACCACCGGCGTGGACGCGCTCATCGCCTCGAGGGACACCAGGGACTGCAGCTCCGCGATGCCGGGCTGGCAGAACACGTCCGCGCGCAGGTACGCCCGATGCAGCTCCTCCTCGGACACGTGGCCGCGGCGGTGCACACGGTCCACCACGCCCTCCTCGGCGATGACGCGGTCGATCGCGTCGCGCTGCTCGCCGTCGCCCACGATCTCCGCATGCACGTCCAGGTCCGGCCGCGTGCGCGCCAGGTGGGCCACGGCGCGGACGAGCACGTCCACGTGCTTCTCCACCGCCAGCCGGCCCACGAACAGGACGGTGGGGTTCGCAGGGCGCTCGACCACCTCGCCGGGCGCGGGCTCGTAGGCCGCGGCGTCGATCCCGTTCGAGATCGGCAGCACCCGGTCCAGCCCGGCCCGCTCCGCCATGGCGCGGGCGGCCAGCGCGGTGGGGGTGGTCACGGCGGCGCCCCTGCCCATGAGCCGGCCCATCTGCCACCACGAGTAGCGGGAGTAGCGGTCCAGGATCCACTGGGGGAACGGCAGGAACGGCTCGAGGTTCTCGGGCATGAAGTGGTTGGTGGACACCGTCCGGATGCGGCGCTGCTCGGCCACCCGGATGGCGGCCGCGCCGATCATGTAGTGGCACTGGGCATGCACCACGTCCGGCTCCACCTGGGCCATGATCCGGCGCATGGAGCGGCGGGCACGCGGGGGGAACACCAGCCGGTAGTACTCGTGGGTCGGCGCGTGCCAGGACTGCAGCCGGTGGACGGTGGCCTCGGGCCGGTGCTCCACGGTGTCCGGACCGTCCTCGGTGCGGGCGGCCACCACGTGCACCTCGTGCCCACGGGCGTGCAGCGCGGTGGCCAGGCGGAAGCAGAAGGTGGCGGCCCCGTTGACGTCCGGCGGATAGGTGTCCGCGGCGATCATCACGGTCAGCGGACGCGGTGCGCCGGGGAGCTCTCGTGGGCTCACGTGGGGGTGTCTCCTGAGGTCGGGGCGGGGGCGCGGCCGTCCTGCCTCCGGGCCAGCACGTCGGGATGGCTCCGGGCCAGCCGCACGATCCCCACGGTAGCAACCAGCGCCGCGGCCACGAGCCCCGGCCCCACCCAGCCCGGCACGTCCGGGCGCAGCTCACCCAGCACCAGGATGCCGATCAGGACGCCCACCATGGGGTCGATCACGGTGAGGCCCGCGACCACCAGGTCCGGGGGGCCGTGCCGGTACGCGGTCTGCACGAACCACACGCCCAGCAGGCCCGCCGCGGCGACGACGGCGATCACGTCCCCGTCCGGGACGCGCCCGTCGAGCAGCCGCACGGCGGTGAGCCGGACGGCCACGGCCACGAACCCGTACAGCACGCCCGCCGCCAGGATCGGCACGAGCGCGCTGACGTGCCGTCGCAGCCACAGTGCCGCCGGGACGGCCAGGAGGACGGCCGCCCAGGCGATCGCCACCGTGACGCGCTCCTGCGCCGGCGTGGGCACCGGGTTCTGCCGGGTGGCGGCCAGGGTGATGAGCACGAAGGCGGCGGACCCCACGGTGCACGCGGCGATGGCAGCCCACGTGCCGCGGTCGATGCGCAGGCCGGCGGTGCGGGCGTGCAGCACCGTGGTCACGGCCACGGCGATCGCCCCGAGGGGCTGGATCACGCTCAGCGGGGCCAGGGCCAGGGCGGTGACGTTGAGGACGATGCCCGCCACCATGAGCGCCCCGCCCATGAGCCAGACGGGGGAGCGCAGCAGGGCCAGCATCCCGGCCCCCGCGGGGGCCCGTCCCTCGAGGGCGCGCACGCCACGGGCCTGGCGCTCGCTGCCGAGCGCCAGGAACACCGCGCCCGCGAGGGCGCACAGGACCGGGATCAGCGGCACGGTACGGCAACGGGTCCGGCGGCGGTGGACATGGTCTCCTCAGGGGGCGGACGGAGCGTCGGGCGGGAGCGGGCGGAGGAGACGAGCGCCGCACGCACGGGCCTGC
This Micrococcus flavus DNA region includes the following protein-coding sequences:
- a CDS encoding phage minor head protein, producing the protein MAQTANESTAATILEIVTMAEDASRSAALAQLQHLPTLPSWVALDLTAADAIVARTTQTIHALTLPLPDTMVPVMRAQLRNGIVVGATPRQTARRIMTQLEGAFMGGAVRGERIARTEQLDAHRVAQHAAEQSNRGILKGWVWYTTFDKRTCVSCLVKHGTEYPVDEYGPNDHQNGRCTRLPLTKTAVELGFPGSVEPPSTIPDARA
- a CDS encoding DMT family transporter translates to MPLIPVLCALAGAVFLALGSERQARGVRALEGRAPAGAGMLALLRSPVWLMGGALMVAGIVLNVTALALAPLSVIQPLGAIAVAVTTVLHARTAGLRIDRGTWAAIAACTVGSAAFVLITLAATRQNPVPTPAQERVTVAIAWAAVLLAVPAALWLRRHVSALVPILAAGVLYGFVAVAVRLTAVRLLDGRVPDGDVIAVVAAAGLLGVWFVQTAYRHGPPDLVVAGLTVIDPMVGVLIGILVLGELRPDVPGWVGPGLVAAALVATVGIVRLARSHPDVLARRQDGRAPAPTSGDTPT
- a CDS encoding glycosyltransferase, which translates into the protein MIAADTYPPDVNGAATFCFRLATALHARGHEVHVVAARTEDGPDTVEHRPEATVHRLQSWHAPTHEYYRLVFPPRARRSMRRIMAQVEPDVVHAQCHYMIGAAAIRVAEQRRIRTVSTNHFMPENLEPFLPFPQWILDRYSRYSWWQMGRLMGRGAAVTTPTALAARAMAERAGLDRVLPISNGIDAAAYEPAPGEVVERPANPTVLFVGRLAVEKHVDVLVRAVAHLARTRPDLDVHAEIVGDGEQRDAIDRVIAEEGVVDRVHRRGHVSEEELHRAYLRADVFCQPGIAELQSLVSLEAMSASTPVVLADALALPHLVDEGVNGWLFPPGDPVALADRIARVLDLPDTERAAMGEASHAKAAQHSAHRTVDLFERLYRGETAARIRAEL